Proteins from one Listeria innocua genomic window:
- a CDS encoding Lmo0654 family protein, which yields MAHESLRELEDRLIELRQQYQEALSETREFEDPQLQNGPINAAEVRLSALRHEIAEVEKKIKKVEGNTK from the coding sequence ATGGCCCATGAGAGTTTAAGAGAATTAGAAGATCGATTAATTGAATTGCGACAACAATATCAAGAAGCGTTAAGCGAAACACGGGAGTTTGAAGACCCGCAACTTCAAAATGGACCAATTAATGCTGCTGAAGTAAGATTAAGTGCATTACGTCACGAAATCGCTGAAGTAGAGAAGAAAATTAAAAAAGTAGAAGGCAATACCAAATAA
- a CDS encoding DUF420 domain-containing protein, translating to MEHNKEKLTKPTSDKNYFWPIMIISFVAVVVILLLFFSPIGYQGAVHFDITIFPRMNAIFNSFTFVFLVIALWAIIKKKNIKMHRGFILAAFTSTLFFLVTYLTFHYLSAETSTFGGTGIIRPIYFFILITHSFLAAIVVPLALFALVWGWTMQIEKHKKIVRWTMPIWLYVSLTGVLVYLFMAPYY from the coding sequence ATGGAACACAATAAAGAAAAACTTACAAAACCGACATCAGACAAAAACTATTTTTGGCCGATAATGATTATTTCATTTGTTGCGGTTGTAGTGATTTTACTACTCTTCTTCTCACCGATTGGGTATCAAGGAGCAGTACATTTCGACATTACTATCTTCCCGCGAATGAACGCCATCTTTAATAGTTTTACCTTTGTATTTTTAGTTATTGCACTTTGGGCGATTATAAAAAAGAAAAACATTAAAATGCATCGTGGCTTCATTTTAGCAGCATTTACATCAACTTTATTCTTCTTAGTAACTTACTTAACGTTCCATTATCTCTCAGCAGAAACTTCTACGTTTGGCGGAACTGGGATTATCCGACCAATCTACTTTTTCATTTTAATTACACATAGTTTCTTAGCAGCAATCGTTGTTCCACTAGCGCTATTTGCACTTGTGTGGGGCTGGACAATGCAAATTGAGAAACACAAAAAAATCGTTCGTTGGACTATGCCAATTTGGCTATATGTCAGCTTAACTGGCGTACTCGTTTACTTATTTATGGCGCCGTATTATTAA
- a CDS encoding YhgE/Pip domain-containing protein produces the protein MRKVYEIFVLDWRRLFKAPLALLLVIALIILPSLYAWFNIEALWDPYSNTSGIKVAVSIDDEGAEVDVPGKKPQQVNVGDQLKKTLEKNKKLGWTFVSEEEAKKGVKSGKYYASIHIPKNFSEDMVSVVSDNVKKPTIDYSVNEKINAIAPKMTESGATTIVNQISSEFVGTVSKAVLEEFNKAGIDLENELPTIRRLKTKVFQVQDALPELKKMGAEAVKIEAKLPELKTKANQVVELNEKIPELNKATENVLLVEEQLPKIDQLGQDILVLQKKIPEIKQIAQSVKEVDENFGTIKKTVNDAVNESGKALDVIDTATAAIPTVEKIAQNGSGYVDKVSDFADEINKSFDTLAPAIKQNLTLMKQMADNIYQVTEAIKNGSINSEQAISELKKMENDIDSLQQMITKQTATLESLNETLPNKPFTDLIANLKTINSQLGAQKQTITKVRTALENGEQPAEELLNQLNEQAKNVSAKLDQILANYDSEIVPAIKTGLNQIQGDLKDSQKLLQNLQAKIPEITQVLKDSRETLQTGQTYLKEFQERLPEIQKTLDEATKVINTKLDTIIAGINEAADFYQNDYPNVKANIKKAANFIRDDLPGLEKEINQASNLIQEKMPEFEKAVKIAANLSREELPEFEKAINNAANKITDFDKNYDLQSIIKMLRNDADKDSSFIANPVNLKETSYYPIPNYGSASSPFYTALCLWVGALLLISLLRVDVEVPAGIFSHYHRYFGRLLTFLSIGLMQALIVTLGNIFLLGVSIAEPLLHVLFSMFISVVFMTIVYTLVSLFNNVGKGIAIILLVLQISGAGGNFPIQVSPPFFQAIYPFLPFTYAVSLIRESVGGLYMPTVWIDMSVLAGFAILFIALGLLLKKPLDKVVPKLSEKAKRSKLIH, from the coding sequence ATGCGGAAAGTATACGAAATATTTGTTTTAGACTGGCGCCGTCTCTTTAAAGCGCCTTTAGCTTTATTATTAGTTATTGCATTAATTATTTTGCCATCATTATATGCATGGTTTAATATTGAGGCACTTTGGGATCCTTATTCCAATACATCAGGAATCAAAGTAGCTGTTTCAATTGATGATGAAGGCGCAGAAGTAGACGTACCGGGAAAAAAGCCTCAACAAGTGAACGTTGGGGATCAGCTTAAGAAAACCCTTGAGAAAAATAAAAAACTTGGTTGGACTTTTGTTAGTGAAGAAGAAGCGAAAAAAGGCGTAAAAAGCGGAAAATATTATGCTTCGATTCATATTCCGAAAAATTTCTCAGAGGATATGGTTTCGGTTGTAAGTGATAACGTCAAAAAACCAACAATTGATTACTCGGTTAATGAAAAAATCAATGCTATCGCGCCAAAAATGACAGAAAGCGGAGCAACAACTATTGTAAATCAAATTAGTTCCGAGTTTGTGGGCACGGTGAGTAAGGCTGTTTTAGAAGAGTTTAATAAAGCAGGAATTGATCTTGAAAACGAGTTACCGACAATTAGACGTTTAAAAACCAAAGTATTCCAAGTACAAGATGCTTTACCAGAACTTAAAAAAATGGGTGCTGAGGCCGTCAAAATTGAAGCCAAATTACCTGAACTAAAAACGAAAGCAAATCAGGTTGTCGAACTAAATGAAAAAATCCCAGAACTAAATAAAGCGACAGAAAACGTTTTATTAGTAGAAGAACAGCTACCAAAAATCGATCAACTTGGTCAAGATATTCTTGTGCTCCAAAAGAAAATCCCAGAAATCAAACAAATCGCGCAGTCAGTAAAAGAAGTAGATGAAAACTTCGGAACGATCAAAAAAACAGTCAATGACGCGGTGAATGAATCTGGTAAGGCGCTTGATGTGATTGATACAGCGACAGCAGCGATTCCAACAGTTGAAAAAATCGCCCAAAATGGTAGTGGATATGTCGATAAAGTATCCGATTTTGCAGACGAAATTAATAAGTCATTTGATACGTTAGCACCTGCTATTAAACAAAACTTAACGCTAATGAAGCAAATGGCAGATAATATTTACCAAGTAACTGAAGCAATCAAAAATGGTTCTATCAACTCTGAACAGGCGATTTCCGAACTGAAGAAAATGGAAAACGATATTGATTCCTTACAACAAATGATTACAAAACAAACTGCAACTTTGGAAAGCTTAAATGAAACTTTACCGAATAAGCCGTTTACCGATTTAATTGCAAACTTAAAAACGATTAATAGCCAACTAGGCGCACAAAAGCAAACAATCACAAAAGTACGCACAGCACTAGAAAATGGTGAACAACCAGCTGAGGAACTTTTAAATCAATTGAATGAACAAGCCAAAAATGTTAGCGCAAAATTAGACCAAATTTTAGCAAACTATGATTCGGAAATTGTTCCAGCAATCAAAACCGGCTTAAATCAAATTCAAGGAGACTTAAAAGACAGCCAAAAATTACTACAAAACTTGCAAGCAAAAATCCCAGAAATCACTCAAGTATTGAAAGATTCCAGAGAAACACTGCAAACTGGGCAAACGTATTTAAAAGAATTTCAAGAGCGACTGCCAGAAATCCAGAAAACTTTGGATGAAGCAACTAAGGTTATCAATACGAAACTAGATACAATTATCGCAGGTATTAACGAAGCAGCTGATTTTTATCAAAATGATTATCCAAACGTAAAAGCTAATATCAAAAAAGCAGCCAACTTCATTCGCGATGATTTACCAGGACTCGAAAAAGAAATAAATCAAGCATCCAATCTGATCCAAGAAAAAATGCCAGAGTTCGAAAAAGCCGTTAAAATCGCAGCAAATCTTTCCAGAGAAGAACTGCCAGAATTTGAAAAAGCAATTAATAATGCCGCCAATAAAATTACCGATTTCGATAAAAATTACGATTTGCAAAGTATTATTAAAATGCTAAGAAATGATGCCGATAAAGATAGTTCCTTTATTGCGAACCCGGTTAATTTAAAAGAAACAAGTTACTACCCGATTCCAAACTACGGCTCGGCAAGCTCGCCATTTTATACAGCACTTTGTTTATGGGTTGGGGCGCTCTTGCTTATCTCATTACTACGTGTTGATGTAGAGGTGCCAGCGGGGATTTTCAGCCATTACCATCGTTATTTTGGCCGATTATTAACGTTCTTATCCATCGGGTTAATGCAAGCACTTATTGTTACGCTCGGGAATATATTCTTGCTCGGTGTTTCCATCGCTGAACCCTTACTCCACGTGCTCTTTAGCATGTTTATCAGCGTGGTCTTTATGACGATTGTCTACACACTCGTTTCTTTATTTAATAACGTCGGAAAAGGTATTGCGATCATCTTGTTAGTACTACAAATTTCAGGAGCGGGCGGGAACTTCCCAATTCAAGTCTCACCACCATTTTTCCAAGCGATTTATCCGTTCTTGCCGTTCACTTATGCCGTTAGTTTAATCCGAGAAAGTGTAGGCGGACTCTATATGCCAACTGTTTGGATTGACATGAGTGTTCTTGCTGGATTTGCCATTTTGTTCATTGCATTAGGTTTGTTACTCAAAAAACCGCTCGACAAAGTAGTACCAAAACTATCCGAAAAAGCAAAACGAAGCAAGCTTATTCACTAA
- a CDS encoding GNAT family N-acetyltransferase, whose protein sequence is MNQNKITAGGLEFLVRFALPNDRSAINELMVNTARWLKESGSTQWSDILHGFDVHNIEQRIELSEVALFEAADGKLAGVMIIRKTPSDWDTDLWGDRHEQSAYYLHRIMVSRDFSGISLSKQMISFAEQLALNMSVPFVRLDCIKTNEALNQMYLRYGFMFSGEKNGFNLYQKELSLL, encoded by the coding sequence ATGAACCAAAATAAAATAACAGCTGGCGGACTGGAATTTCTAGTCCGCTTTGCTTTGCCAAATGATCGTTCAGCAATAAATGAGTTAATGGTAAATACTGCGCGCTGGTTAAAAGAATCGGGTTCGACCCAGTGGAGTGATATTTTACATGGATTTGATGTTCATAATATTGAACAACGGATTGAGCTTAGCGAAGTTGCACTTTTTGAAGCGGCTGATGGAAAACTAGCTGGAGTAATGATTATTAGGAAAACGCCGAGTGACTGGGATACAGATTTATGGGGTGATAGGCATGAACAATCAGCTTATTACTTACACCGAATAATGGTATCAAGGGATTTTAGTGGCATTTCTTTAAGTAAACAAATGATTAGTTTTGCTGAACAATTGGCACTTAACATGTCTGTTCCGTTTGTTCGGTTAGACTGCATCAAAACAAACGAAGCCCTTAATCAAATGTATCTGCGTTATGGATTTATGTTTTCTGGTGAGAAGAATGGGTTTAATTTATATCAAAAAGAGCTGTCACTTTTGTGA
- a CDS encoding metallophosphoesterase family protein — protein MKPIFAVGDVHGEITLLDELLENWNKEQERLLFVGDLIDRGENPAAVLRRVKELADETEVIVLKGNHEQMLLDFLDNPSEKMHYYLSQGGMETIQSLIADSLDKKMTPEGLAKRVQEEASELIDFIRHLPLYYEEGKYVFVHAGVDFSKPNWHDTEERDFFWIREPFLFGKNKTGKVFIFGHTPVQNLHSDGSARIWVSEDRTRLDIDGGAVFGGELHGVVVEENVITKSFSVKK, from the coding sequence ATGAAGCCAATTTTTGCTGTAGGAGATGTGCACGGGGAAATTACGCTTTTAGATGAGTTGTTAGAAAACTGGAATAAAGAGCAAGAACGGCTTTTGTTTGTAGGTGATTTAATTGATCGCGGTGAAAATCCAGCGGCGGTACTTAGGCGTGTGAAAGAGCTCGCGGACGAAACCGAAGTGATCGTCTTAAAAGGCAATCATGAGCAAATGCTGCTCGATTTTTTAGATAACCCTTCTGAAAAAATGCATTATTATTTGAGTCAAGGTGGGATGGAAACAATCCAATCTCTAATCGCTGACTCATTAGATAAAAAAATGACGCCAGAAGGATTGGCTAAACGTGTACAGGAAGAAGCTTCTGAACTCATTGATTTCATTCGCCATTTGCCACTTTATTATGAAGAAGGTAAATATGTATTTGTCCATGCGGGAGTAGATTTTTCTAAACCAAACTGGCATGATACGGAAGAACGTGATTTTTTCTGGATTCGCGAACCATTTTTATTCGGGAAAAATAAAACCGGGAAAGTCTTTATTTTTGGACATACTCCGGTGCAAAATTTACATAGCGATGGAAGTGCAAGAATATGGGTCTCTGAAGATAGAACCCGGCTTGATATTGATGGTGGCGCCGTTTTTGGCGGCGAACTTCACGGAGTCGTCGTTGAAGAAAATGTAATTACAAAAAGTTTTTCCGTAAAAAAATAA
- a CDS encoding DUF975 family protein, giving the protein MTISQVKQTAKESLRGNWGIAIGIFVLAWLIETVGGGVLGWIPVVGWIALFLLTGPLYTGVAWVYLAISRREQPDVAYMFSGFKQFGRTFLAYLLISIFTFLWSLLLIVPGIIKTYSYSQTFFILRDNPNISALDAITESRHMMNGHKGRLFGLSLTFLLWYLIPLAVAIAGTVIVAGGMATTSYTADPAEVITALAAGATFGGLVLILASWLLTLGISLYVYPYLITSIAVFYDDLYAASEGTYTEETVIVEEEIDPFGTRETDPFVEDTHPEGFGPETKVEPETPEVPKAPETKVEPEAPVTPETTIEPETPEVPEAPETKEVPETPETPEAPEAPKDNNEPK; this is encoded by the coding sequence ATGACTATTTCACAAGTAAAACAGACAGCTAAAGAGTCGCTACGTGGCAACTGGGGTATTGCCATTGGGATATTTGTTCTTGCATGGTTAATTGAAACCGTTGGCGGAGGGGTACTTGGTTGGATTCCTGTTGTTGGCTGGATTGCCCTATTTCTATTAACTGGACCACTTTATACGGGGGTTGCTTGGGTATACTTAGCAATTAGCCGCCGTGAACAACCAGATGTTGCTTATATGTTTAGTGGTTTTAAACAATTTGGACGTACGTTTTTAGCTTACTTGCTCATTTCTATTTTCACATTCTTATGGAGCTTATTACTAATCGTACCAGGAATTATTAAAACATATTCCTATTCACAAACATTCTTTATTTTACGCGATAATCCTAATATTTCAGCACTTGATGCTATTACAGAAAGCCGCCATATGATGAACGGGCATAAAGGTAGACTATTTGGTCTTTCCCTTACATTCTTACTTTGGTATTTAATTCCTTTAGCCGTAGCAATTGCAGGTACTGTAATCGTTGCTGGTGGTATGGCTACTACTTCTTATACTGCTGATCCTGCTGAAGTAATTACAGCACTTGCTGCTGGAGCTACATTTGGTGGACTGGTATTAATACTAGCTTCTTGGTTACTTACACTTGGTATTTCACTTTATGTTTATCCGTATCTAATCACTTCTATCGCTGTATTCTATGATGATTTATATGCAGCAAGCGAAGGAACTTACACCGAAGAAACAGTTATTGTAGAAGAAGAAATTGATCCATTTGGTACAAGAGAAACTGATCCTTTTGTAGAAGATACTCATCCAGAGGGATTTGGACCTGAAACAAAGGTAGAACCTGAAACACCAGAAGTTCCGAAAGCACCTGAAACAAAAGTAGAACCAGAAGCTCCAGTAACTCCTGAAACAACGATAGAACCCGAAACACCAGAAGTTCCAGAAGCTCCTGAAACGAAAGAAGTACCAGAAACTCCTGAGACTCCAGAAGCTCCTGAGGCTCCAAAAGACAATAATGAACCAAAATAA
- a CDS encoding GntR family transcriptional regulator encodes MEKQTYEKLAYYTIKEKILSGKLHVGQHISEAGIAKELSISRTPVRKAIAVLVSEELIEYELNRGAIVIESSMSAGRFIELLEMAEILVVQTIEKCKSKNLTYKPEQGNELLKEMRIIQKEENVDAYLSLLSKWLLQFVAQLANSYAEDIVRKMKRDFFNKAQKDIKIIPVLLEEETMDTLEQLTFYMVEKKYDLAKEVMQKLVNLYIIRTFR; translated from the coding sequence CAATCAAAGAAAAAATTCTCAGCGGAAAGCTTCATGTTGGTCAACATATTTCAGAAGCGGGTATTGCAAAAGAATTATCTATTAGTCGAACTCCTGTCAGAAAAGCAATTGCGGTTTTAGTATCCGAAGAATTAATCGAATACGAACTGAACCGGGGGGCTATTGTTATCGAAAGTAGCATGAGCGCTGGACGTTTTATCGAACTCCTTGAAATGGCAGAAATTCTCGTCGTGCAAACAATTGAAAAATGTAAAAGTAAAAATTTAACTTATAAACCAGAACAAGGCAATGAATTACTAAAAGAGATGAGAATCATTCAAAAAGAAGAAAATGTCGATGCTTATCTATCTTTGCTGAGTAAATGGCTGTTACAATTTGTCGCGCAACTAGCTAACAGTTATGCAGAAGATATTGTAAGGAAAATGAAGCGTGATTTCTTTAATAAAGCACAAAAAGATATTAAAATAATACCAGTGCTTTTGGAAGAAGAAACGATGGATACATTAGAACAACTAACTTTTTATATGGTAGAAAAGAAATATGACTTAGCAAAAGAGGTAATGCAAAAATTAGTGAATTTGTATATTATCCGTACATTTAGATAG
- a CDS encoding GntR family transcriptional regulator yields the protein MVNKYKTLDKMVYNLLLEKIKKGDLVRNEHLAEEKLAAEFGVSRSPLRKAIATLTAQGIVSYHENSGAVLNDVLIGSDRYVQLMDTIDILVDAAIAKVGHFSLVMDIEKLHERLQEMERFSYLTDVESYFDAHHRFILCLISFAENPYQVKIAKDIFFQMVHFSDGINIFKSVEIREWTNKKSSQIYELLAQDKTEMARKTIKSMFAELTIQAYR from the coding sequence ATGGTAAATAAATATAAAACGTTGGATAAAATGGTCTATAATTTACTTCTTGAAAAGATTAAAAAAGGCGATTTAGTCCGTAATGAGCATCTCGCTGAAGAAAAACTTGCCGCTGAATTCGGAGTTAGCCGGTCCCCACTTCGAAAAGCGATTGCTACTCTTACAGCTCAAGGCATTGTGAGCTATCACGAAAATAGTGGAGCAGTTTTAAACGATGTGCTCATTGGTTCAGACCGATACGTGCAATTAATGGATACCATCGATATTTTAGTTGATGCAGCAATAGCAAAAGTAGGGCACTTCAGTTTAGTAATGGATATAGAAAAACTACACGAACGTTTACAAGAGATGGAACGATTTTCTTATTTAACGGATGTTGAAAGTTATTTTGATGCACATCATCGTTTCATTCTTTGCTTAATTAGTTTTGCTGAAAATCCATATCAAGTGAAGATTGCAAAAGATATTTTCTTTCAAATGGTTCATTTTTCGGATGGTATTAATATTTTTAAATCAGTCGAAATTAGAGAATGGACCAATAAAAAAAGCAGCCAAATATATGAGCTACTCGCACAAGATAAAACCGAAATGGCAAGGAAGACAATTAAATCAATGTTTGCTGAACTTACAATTCAAGCGTATCGTTAA